A genomic window from Pseudomonas argentinensis includes:
- a CDS encoding VacJ family lipoprotein, with translation MRLIGPDWIASLGRKLACAGLMALPLAGQAATEDPWESFNRPVFRFNDTVDTYALKPLAQGYRAVTPQFLETGVHNVFRNLGDVGNLANNLLQGKAHDAGVDTSRLLLNTTVGVLGLFDVASNMGLQRSDEDFGQTLGVWGVQSGPYLVLPLLGPSSLRDAPSKVPDSFLTPYPYMDHVPTRNVTRGVNIVDTRASLLDAERMISGDKYIFIRNAYLQNREFRVRDGDVEDDF, from the coding sequence ATGCGCTTGATTGGACCCGATTGGATCGCAAGCCTCGGTCGGAAGCTGGCCTGTGCCGGCTTGATGGCACTGCCGCTGGCAGGCCAGGCGGCAACGGAGGATCCCTGGGAATCGTTCAACCGTCCCGTCTTTCGCTTCAACGATACCGTCGACACCTACGCCCTCAAGCCACTGGCCCAGGGTTATCGGGCGGTGACGCCGCAGTTCCTGGAAACCGGCGTGCACAATGTATTCCGCAACCTCGGCGACGTCGGCAACCTGGCCAACAATCTTCTCCAGGGCAAGGCCCACGATGCCGGCGTGGATACCAGCCGCCTGTTGCTCAATACCACCGTCGGTGTGCTGGGCTTGTTCGACGTGGCAAGCAACATGGGCCTGCAACGCAGCGATGAAGACTTCGGCCAGACTCTGGGCGTGTGGGGCGTGCAAAGCGGCCCGTATCTGGTGCTGCCGCTGCTCGGTCCGAGCTCGCTGCGTGATGCGCCAAGCAAGGTTCCGGACAGCTTCCTGACGCCCTATCCCTACATGGACCATGTGCCGACCCGCAACGTCACCCGCGGCGTCAATATCGTCGATACCCGTGCCAGCCTGCTGGACGCCGAGCGCATGATCAGCGGCGACAAGTACATCTTCATTCGCAATGCCTATCTGCAGAACCGCGAGTTCCGCGTGCGCGATGGCGATGTGGAAGACGATTTCTAG
- a CDS encoding phosphatase, which yields MPQPAFCADTSSFTAILFGLSGCLVDFGARSASLSGQRHLALVREGGSPARHAVGSLELDSCAEPTPGALSTLRSLHEQHVPCAWLDELPEALTQRLASRLPDWLAASPSCTQRTWPAPDACWQALAALQIERLEGCVLVSGEPRLVQAGLNAGLWTVGLAACGSLAGHTLADWQLLDEVQRERLRADATLALYRLGAHSVIDQLTDLPACLDHLQIRRSKGEKP from the coding sequence ATGCCTCAGCCAGCGTTTTGCGCCGACACCTCCTCCTTTACGGCGATCCTCTTTGGCCTGTCCGGCTGCCTGGTGGATTTCGGCGCACGCAGTGCGTCCTTGAGCGGCCAGCGCCACCTGGCACTGGTGCGCGAAGGCGGCAGCCCGGCCCGTCATGCCGTCGGTAGCCTGGAGCTGGACAGCTGCGCCGAGCCGACCCCCGGCGCGTTGAGCACCCTGCGCAGCCTGCATGAACAGCACGTGCCCTGCGCCTGGCTTGACGAACTGCCAGAGGCCTTGACCCAGAGGCTGGCCAGCCGCCTGCCCGACTGGCTGGCAGCCTCGCCGAGCTGCACCCAGCGCACCTGGCCCGCGCCGGATGCCTGCTGGCAAGCCCTGGCGGCGCTGCAGATCGAACGCCTGGAGGGCTGCGTGCTGGTCAGCGGCGAACCGCGCCTCGTGCAGGCCGGCCTGAATGCCGGATTGTGGACCGTGGGCCTCGCGGCCTGCGGCTCACTGGCAGGCCATACGCTGGCTGACTGGCAGCTGCTCGACGAGGTGCAACGCGAGCGCTTGCGCGCTGACGCCACGCTAGCGCTCTATCGGCTCGGCGCACATTCGGTGATCGACCAGCTTACCGACCTGCCCGCCTGCCTCGACCACCTGCAGATTCGCCGCAGCAAGGGCGAGAAGCCCTGA
- a CDS encoding DUF4404 family protein translates to MPANHLQQQLEELRKQLVEHPPENEEDRESLELIARDIELQLAAQPVTTPDASLVDGVNLAVERFEVSHPNLAASLRNIMQTLANIGI, encoded by the coding sequence ATGCCTGCGAACCATCTGCAGCAGCAACTGGAAGAGCTGCGCAAGCAACTGGTCGAACATCCGCCAGAAAACGAAGAAGATCGCGAGTCGCTGGAACTGATCGCCCGCGATATCGAGCTGCAACTGGCGGCGCAACCGGTGACCACGCCGGATGCCTCGCTGGTCGATGGGGTCAATCTGGCCGTGGAACGTTTCGAAGTGAGCCACCCGAATCTCGCCGCAAGCCTTCGCAACATCATGCAGACCCTGGCCAATATCGGGATCTGA
- the queF gene encoding NADPH-dependent 7-cyano-7-deazaguanine reductase QueF (Catalyzes the NADPH-dependent reduction of 7-cyano-7-deazaguanine (preQ0) to 7-aminomethyl-7-deazaguanine (preQ1) in queuosine biosynthesis) yields the protein MNSVEHSPLGKSSEYVATYSPELLFPIPRATKWTELGLSAETLPYRGVDYWNCFELSWLLPSGKPVVAIGEFAIPADSPNIIESKSFKLYLNSLNQSVFAGTAELLGVLENDLSATAGKPVAVRIRSLDEAAREGLTALPGSCIDELDVSISNYAAPQPELLDCDQTRIVEQRLHSHLLKSNCPVTGQPDWGSVVVEYRGAALDPASLLAYLVSFRQHADFHEQCVERIFLDLQKCLQPEYLTVYARYVRRGGLDINPYRTTLAEVPPNRRLVRQ from the coding sequence ATGAATTCCGTGGAACATTCGCCGCTGGGCAAGAGCAGCGAGTACGTCGCGACTTACTCGCCCGAACTGCTGTTTCCCATTCCCCGCGCCACCAAGTGGACCGAACTGGGCTTGAGCGCCGAAACGCTGCCATACCGCGGCGTGGACTACTGGAACTGCTTCGAGTTGTCCTGGCTGCTGCCCTCCGGCAAACCGGTGGTGGCCATTGGCGAGTTCGCGATTCCCGCTGACTCGCCGAACATCATCGAGTCCAAGTCGTTCAAGCTGTACCTCAACTCGTTGAACCAGTCGGTGTTCGCCGGCACCGCGGAGTTGCTCGGCGTATTGGAAAACGACTTGTCCGCCACTGCCGGCAAGCCGGTAGCCGTGCGTATACGCAGCCTGGACGAAGCCGCCCGGGAAGGGCTGACGGCGTTGCCAGGTAGCTGTATCGACGAACTGGATGTCAGCATCAGCAATTACGCCGCGCCACAACCGGAGCTGCTCGACTGTGATCAGACGCGAATCGTCGAGCAACGCCTGCACAGCCATCTGCTCAAGTCCAACTGCCCGGTCACCGGCCAGCCGGATTGGGGCAGTGTGGTGGTCGAATACCGCGGCGCGGCGCTGGACCCGGCAAGCCTGCTGGCCTATCTGGTGAGTTTCCGCCAGCACGCGGATTTCCACGAGCAGTGCGTGGAACGGATTTTCCTGGATCTGCAGAAATGCCTGCAGCCCGAGTACCTGACCGTTTATGCGCGCTATGTGCGCCGCGGCGGCCTGGATATCAACCCGTACCGCACCACGCTGGCCGAGGTGCCGCCGAACCGGCGCCTGGTCAGGCAATAA
- the pyrF gene encoding orotidine-5'-phosphate decarboxylase, with protein sequence MSVCQTPIIVALDFPTREGALALADQLDPKLCRVKVGKELFTSCASDIVATLRDRGFEVFLDLKFHDIPNTTAMAVKAAAEMGVWMVNVHCSGGLRMMSACREVLDTFNGPVPLLIGVTVLTSMEREDLAGIGLDIEPQEQVLRLAGLAQKAGMDGLVCSALEAPALKAAQPALQLVTPGIRPAGSAQDDQRRILTPRQALAAGSDYLVIGRPISQAADPAAALARLVAELG encoded by the coding sequence ATGTCCGTTTGTCAGACCCCCATCATCGTCGCCCTGGATTTCCCGACCCGCGAGGGGGCACTGGCTCTGGCTGATCAGCTCGATCCGAAACTGTGCCGGGTGAAGGTGGGCAAGGAGCTGTTCACCAGCTGCGCGTCGGACATCGTCGCCACCTTGCGTGACCGCGGCTTCGAGGTGTTTCTCGACCTGAAATTCCACGACATCCCCAATACCACCGCCATGGCCGTCAAGGCTGCCGCGGAAATGGGCGTATGGATGGTCAACGTGCACTGCTCCGGCGGCCTGCGCATGATGAGCGCCTGCCGCGAGGTGCTGGATACCTTCAACGGCCCGGTGCCGCTGCTGATCGGTGTCACGGTGCTGACCAGCATGGAGCGCGAGGACCTGGCCGGTATAGGCCTGGATATCGAGCCCCAGGAGCAGGTCCTGCGCCTGGCTGGCCTGGCCCAAAAGGCCGGCATGGACGGCCTGGTCTGTTCGGCCCTCGAAGCGCCGGCACTCAAGGCCGCGCAGCCGGCGCTGCAACTGGTAACACCAGGCATTCGCCCGGCCGGCAGCGCTCAGGACGATCAGCGCCGTATTCTTACCCCACGCCAGGCATTGGCTGCCGGGTCCGATTACCTGGTGATCGGCCGCCCGATCAGCCAGGCGGCCGATCCTGCCGCTGCCCTGGCCAGGCTGGTCGCCGAGCTGGGCTGA
- a CDS encoding winged helix-turn-helix domain-containing protein, producing the protein MSITASLSTAQARRVVLAAQGFAQRPRSGAPGSRAVNGVIERLCLLQIDSVNAVVRSHYLPLYSRLGHYDPQLLQQAAWSQGRQRTLFEYWGHEASLLPFDYYPLLRWRMQRAKEGRGIYKGLAALGREQQPLIREVLQAVAERGALGAGSLAEERSRSSPWWGWTAQKQALEWLFAAGEVTVAGRRGFERLYDLPERVLPASVLAQQLGEADAQRALVLHAARALGVATERDVRDYFRLQPGDCRARLQELLEEGALSPVRVEGWAQPAYCVAPLKVPRRVAACTLLSPFDSLIWERSRTERLFDFRYRLEIYTPQHKRVYGYYVLPFLFGERIVARLDVRAERSQGCLAIHGVHGESPGLDKDGIVALAGAVRRLADWLGLAAVRIACRRGEGLRLAAQF; encoded by the coding sequence ATGTCGATCACAGCCAGCTTGTCGACCGCCCAGGCACGGCGCGTGGTGCTTGCCGCGCAAGGGTTCGCACAGCGCCCGCGATCCGGGGCGCCTGGTAGCCGTGCGGTCAATGGGGTGATCGAGCGGCTGTGCCTGCTGCAGATCGACTCGGTGAACGCGGTGGTGCGCTCGCATTACCTGCCCCTGTATTCACGCCTCGGCCACTACGATCCGCAGTTGTTGCAGCAGGCCGCCTGGAGCCAGGGGCGGCAGCGCACGCTGTTCGAATACTGGGGCCACGAAGCCTCCCTGCTGCCGTTCGACTACTACCCACTGCTGCGCTGGCGCATGCAACGAGCGAAGGAGGGGCGCGGGATCTACAAGGGGCTGGCAGCGCTCGGGCGCGAGCAGCAGCCGCTGATTCGCGAAGTGCTGCAGGCGGTCGCGGAGCGCGGTGCACTGGGCGCCGGCAGCCTGGCCGAGGAACGCTCGCGCAGCAGCCCCTGGTGGGGGTGGACGGCGCAAAAACAGGCACTGGAATGGCTGTTCGCCGCGGGTGAAGTGACGGTAGCCGGTCGCCGCGGCTTTGAACGGTTATACGATCTGCCGGAGCGGGTGCTGCCGGCGTCCGTGCTGGCGCAGCAGCTTGGCGAGGCCGATGCACAACGCGCGCTGGTGCTGCACGCGGCCAGGGCGCTGGGCGTCGCGACCGAGCGAGACGTGCGCGACTACTTTCGTCTGCAGCCGGGTGACTGCCGCGCACGGTTGCAGGAACTGCTCGAGGAGGGCGCGTTGAGCCCTGTCCGCGTAGAGGGCTGGGCGCAGCCGGCGTACTGCGTCGCGCCCTTGAAAGTGCCGCGCCGGGTCGCGGCCTGCACGCTGCTGTCGCCGTTCGATTCGCTTATCTGGGAGCGCTCGCGTACCGAGCGGCTGTTCGATTTCCGCTATCGACTGGAAATCTACACGCCGCAACACAAACGCGTGTATGGCTACTACGTGCTGCCGTTCCTGTTTGGCGAGCGGATCGTCGCGCGGCTGGACGTGCGTGCCGAGCGTAGCCAGGGATGCCTGGCGATCCATGGGGTGCATGGCGAGTCCCCCGGGTTGGACAAGGACGGCATCGTGGCGCTGGCAGGCGCGGTAAGGCGCCTGGCCGACTGGTTGGGCTTGGCTGCCGTCCGCATCGCCTGCCGGCGTGGCGAAGGCTTGCGCCTGGCGGCGCAGTTCTAG
- a CDS encoding DUF1127 domain-containing protein: MDHQAGVEPTSQRQPWRFIRWLKKHAARVRRWQHLAYERQLLASLSDAALKDLGLSRSELFRETQRPFWDDPLSK, translated from the coding sequence ATGGATCATCAGGCAGGTGTCGAACCGACTTCGCAGCGTCAGCCTTGGCGTTTCATCCGCTGGTTGAAAAAACATGCAGCGCGGGTGCGCCGTTGGCAGCACCTGGCGTATGAGCGGCAACTGCTGGCATCACTCAGCGACGCCGCGTTGAAGGACCTGGGGCTCAGCCGCAGTGAGCTGTTCAGGGAGACCCAGCGGCCCTTCTGGGACGACCCGCTGAGCAAGTAG
- a CDS encoding LysR substrate-binding domain-containing protein, translated as MALYPNIDSELLRTFVAIADHGGFTRAAEAVSRTQSAVSMQMKRLEEDVIGRALFQREGRQLTLTAEGEILLSYARRILQLHTEVLNILCQPDMVGTLRIGTPDDYVMRFMQGILIRFAQAYPLVQVELHCEPSFALLQRRDLDLTIVTREPGSEIGELLRQEHLVWAQASAANLHEADPLPLAMFNNQCFCRTWACNALEANSRSYRIAYSSPSLSAIMAAVSAGLAITAQLRSLITADLRILGHAEGMPELPMASVMLLRNERTRSPASEALAEQILEGFRL; from the coding sequence ATGGCGCTATACCCCAACATCGACAGCGAACTGCTGCGTACCTTTGTCGCCATAGCCGATCATGGCGGCTTCACCCGGGCCGCCGAGGCGGTCAGTCGCACGCAGTCGGCAGTGAGCATGCAAATGAAGCGCCTCGAGGAAGATGTGATCGGCCGGGCACTGTTTCAGCGCGAGGGCCGCCAGCTCACCCTGACTGCCGAGGGCGAAATACTGCTGAGCTATGCCAGACGCATTCTTCAGCTGCACACCGAAGTGCTCAACATCCTCTGTCAACCCGACATGGTCGGCACCCTGCGCATCGGCACGCCGGACGATTACGTGATGCGTTTCATGCAGGGCATCCTGATCCGTTTCGCCCAGGCCTATCCGCTGGTTCAGGTGGAGTTGCACTGCGAACCTTCGTTCGCCCTGTTGCAGCGGCGCGACCTGGATCTGACCATCGTCACGCGCGAGCCCGGTTCGGAGATCGGTGAGTTGCTGCGCCAGGAGCACCTGGTCTGGGCCCAGGCCTCGGCGGCCAATCTGCATGAGGCCGATCCGCTGCCGCTGGCGATGTTCAACAACCAGTGCTTTTGCCGCACCTGGGCCTGCAACGCCCTGGAGGCGAATTCGCGCAGCTACCGCATCGCCTACAGCAGCCCGAGCCTGTCGGCGATCATGGCGGCCGTCAGCGCCGGGCTGGCGATAACCGCCCAACTGCGCAGCCTGATCACCGCCGACCTGCGCATTCTCGGCCACGCTGAAGGCATGCCGGAACTGCCGATGGCCAGCGTGATGCTGTTGCGCAACGAGCGCACCCGTTCACCGGCCAGCGAGGCGCTGGCCGAGCAGATCCTCGAAGGCTTCAGGCTCTGA